The Toxoplasma gondii ME49 chromosome XII, whole genome shotgun sequence genome includes a region encoding these proteins:
- a CDS encoding hypothetical protein (encoded by transcript TGME49_251420) — MSATPETGIENQSTSSVLPHNLPASLVATVNSLAEDIRNLKATQQQALSRKTEHEMKLEEDMRSLEKHLLYAHPLTNAAATAAANTTSVLLEKYLFGASGSSLASKRSLASRTGLNRWVTDSITEPSNSAETQAIVSEAEKQLAGVVAASNSTVKELNCEMQVRTEGERRFV, encoded by the exons ATGTCGGCGACACCAGAAACGGGAATTGAAAATCAAAGCACTTCTTCGGTGCTGCCTCACAATCTGCCTGCTTCGCTTGTCGCCACAGTGAATTCACTCGCAGAGGACATTCGGAACTTGAAG GCGACACAGCAGCAGGCCCTTTCCCGGAAAACTGAACATGAGATGAAGTTGGAGGAAGATATGAGGAGTCTTGAAAAG CATCTTCTCTACGCTCACCCCTTGACGAACGCGGCTGCCACGGCCGCGGCCAACACAACTTCTGTGCTTCTTGAGAAATATCTTTTTGGAGCGTCCGGTAGTTCTCTGGCGAGCAAAAGATCGCTTGCATCACGAACAGGCCTGAACCGATGGGTAACAGATTCTATCACAGAACCTAGCAACTcagcggagacgcaggcaaTCGTCTCCGAGGCCGAAAAACAGCTGGCGGGTGTCGTTGCGGCATCGAACTCCACAGTCAAGGAACTGAACTGTGAAATGCAGGTTCgcacagaaggagaacgtCGCTTTGTGTAA